One Corynebacterium yudongzhengii DNA window includes the following coding sequences:
- a CDS encoding DNA-directed RNA polymerase subunit beta' produces the protein MFDVNLFDELRIGLASADDIRRWSKGEVKKPETINYRTLKPEKDGLFCERIFGPTRDWECACGKYKRVRYKGIICERCGVEVTKSKVRRERMGHIELAAPVTHIWYFKGVPSRLGYLLDLAPKDLERIIYFAANIITSVDEEARHNDQSTLEAEMLLEKKDVETDAENEIAERAATLEQDLAELEAEGAKADVRRKVQNAADKEMQHIRERAEREIDRLDEIWQTFIKLAPKQMIIDETIYDELVDRYEDYFTGGMGAEAIQTLIRNFDIDAEVEELSTIINEGKGQKKMRALKRLKVVAAFQRSGNDPASMILDAIPVIPPELRPMVQLDGGRFATSDLNDLYRRVINRNNRLKRMIELGAPEIIVNNEKRMLQESVDALFDNGRRGRPVTGPGNRPLKSLSDLLKGKQGRFRQNLLGKRVDYSGRSVIIVGPQLKLHECGLPKLMALELFKPFVMKRLVENDYAQNIKSAKRMVERQRSEVWDVLEEAISEHPVLLNRAPTLHRLGIQAFEPKLVEGKAIQLHPLACEAFNADFDGDQMAVHLPLSAEAQAEARVLMLSSNNILSPASGKPLAMPRLDMVTGLYFLTMDKREDEIGGQGGYRPAEGDQLAQGVYSSYAEAIMARDRGVLGVQAPIQVRIDHLRPPADIEAEQFPDGWEKGQSWTIMTTLGRIMFNELLPWSFPYLEGVMVRKGGGDNKVLLGDVISELTNRYPMITVAQVLDKLKDAGFYWATRSGITITMSDVLVLPNKNEILESYEKEAENIERKYWTMGALTERERYDRLVELWQDATNRVGQAVEDIYPDDNPIPMIVKSGAAGNMRQIWTLAGMKGMVVNSKGDYITRPIKTSFREGLSVLEYFNNSHGSRKGLADTALRTADSGYLTRRLVDVAQDVIVREADCGTRQGVRVSVAETLTVPGGEKKSFARHSLVETSLSGRVAANDIKDEDGNVLYEAGTDLTEEIIDDLVSRGIEEVKVRSVLTCQTPTGVCSKCYGKSMASGKLVDIGEAVGIVAAQSIGEPGTQLTMRTFHQGGVGGDITGGLPRVQELFEARVPKNRAPIASVAGTVSIEDEGNFWTVRITPDDGGDDVVYEKLSKRQGLAQVRRPMESNPDAMIERSLADGDHVEVGERLLRGAADPHDVLEVLGRRGVEKHLIDEVQAVYRTQGVAIHDKHIEIIIRQMLRRATVIDSGSTPYLPGTLVDLSEAKQANSAAIAEGGQPAELRSEIMGITKASLATESWLSAASFQETTRVLTDAAINKRSDALLGLKENVIIGKLIPAGTGIPQYRNITVNPTEAARNAAYSIPTYGDSIYGDDGGYGEFTGASVPLDESFDV, from the coding sequence GTGTTCGACGTAAACCTCTTCGACGAGCTCCGCATCGGCCTGGCCTCCGCCGACGACATCCGCCGTTGGTCCAAGGGCGAGGTTAAGAAGCCGGAAACCATCAACTACCGCACGCTCAAGCCGGAGAAGGACGGCCTGTTCTGCGAGCGTATTTTCGGTCCCACCCGCGACTGGGAGTGTGCTTGTGGCAAGTATAAGCGCGTGCGCTACAAGGGCATCATCTGTGAGCGCTGTGGCGTCGAGGTGACCAAGTCCAAGGTCCGCCGTGAGCGCATGGGCCACATCGAGCTGGCCGCCCCGGTCACGCACATCTGGTACTTCAAGGGCGTGCCTTCGCGTCTGGGCTACCTGCTCGACCTCGCTCCGAAGGACCTCGAGCGCATCATCTACTTCGCGGCCAACATCATCACCAGCGTGGATGAGGAGGCCCGGCACAACGATCAGTCCACTCTCGAGGCGGAGATGCTCCTCGAGAAGAAGGACGTCGAGACCGACGCCGAAAACGAGATCGCCGAGCGCGCCGCCACCCTGGAGCAGGACCTCGCAGAGCTCGAGGCCGAGGGTGCGAAGGCGGACGTGCGCCGCAAGGTGCAGAACGCCGCCGACAAGGAGATGCAGCACATCCGCGAGCGCGCGGAGCGCGAGATCGACCGTCTCGACGAGATCTGGCAGACCTTCATCAAGCTCGCCCCGAAGCAGATGATCATCGACGAGACGATTTACGACGAGCTCGTCGACCGCTACGAGGACTACTTCACCGGCGGCATGGGCGCTGAGGCCATCCAGACCCTGATCCGCAACTTCGACATCGACGCCGAGGTGGAAGAGCTCTCGACCATCATCAACGAGGGCAAGGGCCAGAAGAAGATGCGCGCGCTCAAGCGCCTCAAGGTCGTCGCCGCCTTCCAGCGTTCGGGCAACGACCCAGCCTCCATGATCCTGGATGCGATCCCGGTCATCCCGCCGGAGCTGCGCCCGATGGTGCAGCTCGACGGTGGCCGCTTCGCCACCAGCGACCTGAACGACCTGTACCGGCGTGTGATCAACCGCAACAACCGCCTCAAGCGCATGATCGAGCTCGGCGCGCCCGAGATCATCGTGAACAACGAGAAGCGCATGTTGCAGGAGTCCGTGGACGCCCTGTTCGACAACGGCCGCCGCGGCCGCCCGGTCACCGGCCCGGGCAACCGCCCGCTGAAGTCCCTGTCTGACCTGCTCAAGGGCAAGCAGGGCCGCTTCCGCCAGAACCTGCTGGGTAAGCGTGTCGATTACTCGGGTCGTTCCGTCATTATCGTCGGCCCGCAGCTGAAGCTGCACGAGTGTGGTCTGCCGAAGCTCATGGCGCTGGAGCTGTTCAAGCCCTTCGTTATGAAGCGTCTGGTCGAAAACGACTACGCCCAGAACATCAAGTCCGCCAAGCGCATGGTCGAGCGCCAGCGCTCCGAGGTGTGGGACGTGCTCGAGGAAGCCATTTCCGAGCACCCAGTGCTGCTCAACCGCGCACCGACTCTGCACCGCCTCGGCATCCAGGCGTTCGAGCCGAAGCTGGTCGAGGGTAAGGCCATCCAGCTGCACCCGCTGGCCTGTGAGGCCTTCAACGCCGACTTCGACGGCGACCAGATGGCCGTTCACCTGCCGCTGAGTGCCGAGGCGCAGGCGGAGGCCCGCGTGCTCATGCTGTCGTCGAACAACATCCTGTCGCCGGCCTCCGGTAAGCCGCTGGCCATGCCGCGTCTGGATATGGTCACCGGCCTGTACTTCCTCACCATGGACAAGCGCGAGGACGAGATCGGCGGCCAGGGCGGCTACCGTCCGGCCGAGGGCGATCAGCTGGCGCAGGGCGTGTACTCCTCCTACGCGGAGGCGATCATGGCCCGCGACCGCGGTGTGCTCGGCGTGCAGGCCCCGATCCAGGTGCGCATCGACCACCTGCGCCCGCCGGCCGATATCGAGGCCGAGCAGTTCCCGGACGGGTGGGAGAAGGGCCAGTCGTGGACCATCATGACCACCTTGGGCCGCATCATGTTCAACGAGCTGCTGCCGTGGTCCTTCCCGTACCTCGAGGGCGTCATGGTTCGTAAGGGCGGTGGCGATAACAAGGTGCTGCTGGGCGACGTCATCTCCGAGCTGACCAACCGCTACCCGATGATCACGGTGGCGCAGGTCCTCGACAAGCTCAAGGACGCCGGCTTCTACTGGGCCACCCGCTCCGGTATCACCATCACCATGTCCGACGTGCTCGTGCTTCCGAACAAGAACGAGATCCTCGAGTCTTATGAGAAGGAAGCCGAGAACATCGAGCGCAAGTACTGGACCATGGGTGCGCTCACCGAGCGCGAGCGCTACGACCGCTTGGTCGAGCTGTGGCAGGACGCCACGAACAGGGTGGGTCAGGCCGTCGAGGATATCTACCCCGACGACAACCCGATTCCGATGATCGTGAAGTCCGGTGCCGCCGGTAACATGCGCCAGATCTGGACCCTGGCCGGCATGAAGGGCATGGTCGTGAACTCCAAGGGTGACTACATCACCCGCCCGATCAAGACCTCCTTCCGCGAGGGCCTGTCGGTTCTGGAGTACTTCAACAACTCGCACGGCTCCCGCAAGGGCCTGGCCGATACCGCTCTGCGTACCGCCGACTCGGGCTACCTCACCCGTCGTCTGGTCGACGTCGCGCAGGACGTCATCGTCCGCGAGGCTGACTGTGGCACCCGCCAGGGCGTGCGCGTCTCGGTCGCCGAGACCCTCACCGTCCCCGGCGGCGAGAAGAAGTCCTTCGCCCGCCACTCCCTGGTCGAGACCTCGCTGTCCGGCCGCGTGGCTGCCAACGACATCAAGGACGAAGACGGCAACGTCCTCTACGAGGCCGGAACCGACCTCACCGAGGAAATTATCGACGACCTCGTCTCCCGCGGCATCGAAGAGGTCAAGGTCCGCTCCGTTTTGACCTGCCAGACCCCGACCGGTGTCTGCTCGAAGTGCTACGGCAAGTCCATGGCCTCCGGCAAGCTCGTCGACATCGGCGAGGCCGTCGGCATCGTCGCTGCCCAGTCCATTGGTGAGCCGGGTACCCAGCTGACCATGCGTACCTTCCACCAGGGTGGTGTCGGTGGCGACATCACCGGTGGTCTGCCGCGTGTGCAGGAGCTGTTCGAGGCCCGCGTGCCGAAGAACCGCGCCCCGATCGCCTCTGTCGCCGGCACCGTCTCCATCGAGGACGAGGGCAACTTCTGGACCGTCCGGATCACCCCGGACGACGGTGGCGACGACGTCGTCTACGAGAAGCTCTCGAAGCGCCAGGGCCTGGCCCAGGTGCGCCGCCCGATGGAGTCCAACCCGGACGCCATGATCGAGCGCTCCCTGGCCGACGGCGACCACGTCGAGGTCGGCGAACGCCTGCTGCGTGGTGCGGCCGACCCGCACGACGTGCTCGAGGTGCTGGGACGTCGCGGCGTCGAGAAGCACTTGATCGACGAGGTGCAGGCCGTCTACCGCACCCAGGGTGTGGCCATCCACGACAAGCACATCGAGATCATCATCCGCCAGATGCTGCGTCGTGCGACCGTTATCGACTCCGGTTCGACCCCGTACCTTCCGGGTACGCTGGTTGACCTGTCGGAGGCCAAGCAGGCTAACTCGGCGGCGATCGCCGAGGGCGGCCAGCCCGCCGAGCTGCGCAGCGAGATCATGGGTATTACCAAGGCCTCGCTGGCGACCGAGTCCTGGCTGTCGGCCGCCTCCTTCCAGGAGACGACCCGCGTGCTGACGGACGCCGCGATCAACAAGCGCTCCGACGCTCTGCTGGGTCTGAAGGAGAACGTGATCATCGGTAAGCTGATCCCGGCTGGTACCGGTATCCCGCAGTACCGCAACATCACCGTCAACCCGACGGAGGCCGCCCGCAACGCCGCCTACTCGATCCCGACCTACGGCGACTCGATCTACGGCGACGACGGCGGATACGGAGAGTTCACCGGCGCATCGGTCCCGCTGGATGAAAGCTTCGACGTCTAA
- the rpsG gene encoding 30S ribosomal protein S7: MRKNSAPKRRVVKDPVYDSELVTQLVNKVLRDGKKSTAERIVYGALEQCREKTGTDPVGTLEKALGNIRPDLEVRSRRVGGATYQVPVEVRPERSTTLALRWLVTFTRQRRENSMMERLANEILDASNGLGASVKRREDTHKMAEANRAFAHYRW; the protein is encoded by the coding sequence ATGCGTAAGAATTCCGCTCCGAAGCGTCGCGTTGTCAAGGACCCGGTCTACGACTCTGAGCTGGTGACCCAGCTGGTCAACAAGGTCCTGCGCGACGGCAAGAAGTCCACCGCCGAGCGCATCGTCTACGGTGCCCTCGAGCAGTGCCGAGAGAAGACGGGCACGGATCCCGTCGGCACCCTGGAAAAGGCCCTGGGCAACATCCGTCCGGACCTCGAGGTCCGCTCCCGCCGCGTTGGTGGCGCCACCTACCAGGTCCCGGTCGAGGTGCGCCCGGAGCGCTCCACCACCCTCGCGCTGCGTTGGCTCGTGACCTTCACCCGCCAGCGTCGTGAGAACTCCATGATGGAGCGCCTGGCCAACGAGATCCTCGACGCCTCCAACGGCCTCGGTGCTTCCGTGAAGCGCCGCGAGGACACCCACAAGATGGCCGAGGCCAACCGCGCTTTCGCCCACTACCGCTGGTAG
- the rpsL gene encoding 30S ribosomal protein S12: MPTIQQLVRKGRKDKPTGVSTAALKGSPQRRGVCTRVYTTTPKKPNSALRKVARVRLTTGIEVSAYIPGEGHNLQEHSMVLVRGGRVKDLPGVRYKIVRGALDTQAVKDRKQARSRYGAKKGQ; encoded by the coding sequence ATGCCAACTATTCAGCAGCTGGTCCGCAAGGGCCGCAAGGATAAGCCGACCGGCGTGTCCACCGCAGCCCTGAAGGGCTCGCCGCAGCGCCGCGGCGTCTGCACCCGCGTGTACACCACCACCCCGAAGAAGCCGAACTCGGCGCTTCGTAAGGTCGCCCGTGTGCGCCTGACCACCGGTATCGAGGTCTCGGCCTACATCCCGGGCGAGGGCCACAACCTGCAGGAGCACTCGATGGTGCTCGTGCGTGGCGGTCGTGTGAAGGACCTTCCGGGTGTTCGTTACAAGATCGTCCGTGGTGCCCTGGATACCCAGGCAGTCAAGGACCGCAAGCAGGCCCGTTCCCGCTACGGCGCAAAGAAGGGACAGTAA
- a CDS encoding DNA-directed RNA polymerase subunit beta gives MLEGPILAVSRQTMSEADIPGAPTRYSFAKISEPVPVPGLLDLQLDSFDWLIGAPEWRARQQEERGDDAVITSGLEDILHELSPIQDYSGNMSLSLSEPRFEPVKHSVEECKDKDINYSAQLYVTAEFINNDTQEIKSQTVFIGDFPLMTDKGTFIVNGTERVVVSQLVRSPGVYFDQSIDKSTERPLHSVKVIPSRGAWLEFDVDKRDTVGVRIDRKRRQPVTVLLKALGWTEEQIKERFGFSELMMSTLESDGVSNTDEALLEIYRKQRPGEQPTRDLAQSLIENAFFRAKRYDLAKVGRYKVNRKLGLGGDHDGLMTLTEEDIATTIEYLVRLHVGEREMTAPNGETIPLYTDDIDHFGNRRLRTVGELIQNQVRVGLSRMERVVRERMTTQDAESITPTSLINVRPVSAAIREFFGTSQLSQFMDQNNTLSGLTHKRRLSALGPGGLSRERAGIEVRDVHPSHYGRMCPVETPEGPNIGLIGSLASYARVNSFGFIETPYRKVIDGRVTDEVEYLTADEEDRHTIAQASVEQDADGNIVEERIEVRIKDGDIAVTEAKNVDYIDVSPRQMVSVGTAMIPFLEHDDANRALMGANMQKQAVPLVRTESAYVGTGMEQRAAYDAGDVVITPKAGVVENVTADVITIMDDDGIRDSYILRKFQRTNQGTCYNQTPLVSAGERVEAGQVIADGPGTKNGELALGRNLLVAFMPWEGHNYEDAIILNQRVVEEDILTSIHIEEHEIDARDTKLGAEEITREIPNVSDDVLRDLDERGIIRIGADVRAGDILVGKVTPKGETELTPEERLLRAIFGEKAREVRDTSLKVPHGETGKVIGVRRFSREDDDDLSPGVNEMIRVYVAQKRKIQDGDKMAGRHGNKGVVGKILPPEDMPFMPDGTPVDIILNTHGVPRRMNIGQVLEVHLGWLAHAGWTIDQNDPKNAELLKTLPKELYDVPPESLTATPVFDGAINEELNRLLASSKPNRDGDVLVDEHGKSQLFDGRSGEPFEHPISVGYMYMLKLHHLIDEKIHARSTGPYSMITQQPLGGKAQFGGQRFGEMEVWAMQAYGAAYTLQELLTVKSDDVVGRVKVYEAIVKGDNIPDPGIPESFKVLLKELQSLCLNVEVLATDGTPMELSGSDEDDEAASSLGINLSRDERADADSDIA, from the coding sequence GTGCTGGAAGGACCCATCTTGGCAGTCTCCCGCCAGACCATGTCAGAGGCCGACATCCCCGGTGCGCCGACTCGTTACTCTTTCGCGAAGATTAGCGAGCCCGTGCCCGTGCCGGGCCTACTAGATCTACAGCTCGACTCCTTCGACTGGCTGATCGGCGCACCGGAGTGGCGCGCCCGCCAGCAGGAGGAGCGCGGTGACGATGCCGTGATCACGAGTGGACTGGAGGACATTCTCCACGAGCTGAGCCCGATCCAGGATTACTCGGGCAATATGTCTTTGTCTCTGTCTGAGCCGCGCTTCGAGCCGGTCAAGCACTCTGTCGAGGAGTGCAAGGACAAGGACATCAACTACTCCGCCCAGCTCTATGTCACCGCGGAGTTCATTAACAACGACACCCAGGAGATCAAGTCTCAGACGGTGTTCATCGGCGACTTCCCGCTGATGACCGACAAGGGCACCTTCATCGTCAACGGCACCGAGCGTGTCGTTGTCTCCCAGCTGGTGCGTTCCCCAGGCGTGTACTTCGATCAGTCGATCGACAAGTCCACCGAGCGTCCGCTGCACTCGGTGAAGGTGATTCCGTCGCGCGGTGCGTGGCTGGAGTTCGACGTCGATAAGCGGGACACCGTCGGCGTGCGCATCGACCGTAAGCGTCGCCAGCCGGTGACCGTGCTGCTGAAGGCGCTGGGCTGGACCGAAGAGCAGATCAAGGAGCGCTTCGGCTTCTCCGAGCTCATGATGTCGACCCTGGAGTCCGACGGCGTCTCCAACACCGACGAGGCTCTGCTCGAGATCTACCGCAAGCAGCGCCCGGGCGAGCAGCCGACGCGTGATCTCGCACAGTCGCTCATCGAGAACGCCTTCTTCCGTGCCAAGCGCTACGACCTTGCCAAGGTCGGCCGCTACAAGGTCAACCGCAAGCTCGGCCTGGGCGGTGACCACGACGGTCTCATGACGCTGACCGAAGAGGATATCGCCACCACCATAGAGTACCTGGTGCGCCTGCACGTCGGCGAGCGGGAGATGACCGCCCCGAACGGCGAGACCATCCCGCTGTACACCGACGACATCGACCACTTCGGTAACCGTCGTCTGCGTACCGTCGGCGAGCTCATCCAGAACCAGGTCCGCGTCGGCCTGTCGCGCATGGAGCGCGTCGTCCGCGAGCGCATGACCACCCAGGACGCCGAGTCGATCACCCCGACCTCGCTGATCAACGTCCGCCCGGTCTCCGCGGCGATCCGCGAGTTCTTCGGCACCTCGCAGCTCTCGCAGTTCATGGATCAGAACAACACGCTGTCGGGGCTGACCCACAAGCGTCGCCTCTCCGCCCTGGGTCCGGGCGGCCTGTCGCGTGAGCGCGCCGGCATCGAGGTCCGCGACGTCCACCCGTCGCACTACGGGCGCATGTGCCCCGTCGAGACGCCGGAGGGACCGAACATCGGTCTGATCGGCTCCCTCGCGTCCTATGCTCGCGTGAACTCCTTCGGCTTCATCGAGACCCCGTACCGCAAGGTCATCGACGGCCGCGTCACCGACGAGGTCGAGTACCTCACCGCCGACGAGGAAGACCGCCACACCATCGCGCAGGCCTCCGTCGAACAGGATGCGGACGGCAACATCGTCGAGGAGCGCATCGAGGTGCGCATCAAGGACGGCGACATCGCCGTCACCGAGGCGAAGAACGTCGACTACATCGACGTCTCCCCGCGCCAGATGGTCTCCGTCGGTACCGCCATGATTCCGTTCCTGGAGCACGACGACGCCAACCGTGCCCTCATGGGCGCCAACATGCAGAAGCAGGCCGTGCCGCTGGTGCGCACCGAGTCCGCATACGTCGGCACCGGCATGGAGCAGCGCGCCGCCTACGATGCTGGCGACGTCGTGATCACCCCGAAGGCTGGCGTCGTCGAGAACGTCACCGCCGATGTCATCACCATCATGGATGACGACGGCATCCGCGACTCCTACATCCTCCGCAAGTTCCAGCGCACCAACCAGGGCACCTGCTACAACCAGACCCCCTTGGTCAGCGCCGGTGAGCGTGTCGAGGCCGGCCAGGTCATCGCCGACGGCCCGGGCACCAAGAACGGTGAGCTGGCGCTGGGCCGTAACCTCCTGGTCGCGTTCATGCCCTGGGAAGGCCACAACTACGAGGACGCGATCATCCTCAACCAGCGCGTGGTCGAAGAGGACATCCTCACCTCGATCCACATCGAGGAGCACGAGATCGACGCCCGTGACACCAAGCTGGGCGCCGAGGAGATCACCCGCGAGATCCCGAACGTCTCCGACGACGTCCTGCGTGATCTCGACGAGCGCGGCATCATCCGCATCGGCGCGGACGTGCGTGCGGGTGATATCCTCGTCGGCAAGGTCACCCCGAAGGGTGAGACCGAACTGACCCCGGAGGAGCGCCTGCTGCGCGCCATCTTCGGTGAGAAGGCCCGCGAGGTGCGCGATACTTCCCTGAAGGTGCCGCACGGCGAGACCGGCAAGGTCATCGGTGTCCGCCGCTTCTCCCGGGAGGACGACGACGATCTGTCCCCGGGCGTCAACGAGATGATCCGCGTCTACGTTGCCCAGAAGCGCAAGATCCAGGACGGCGACAAGATGGCCGGCCGCCACGGCAACAAGGGTGTCGTCGGCAAGATCCTGCCGCCGGAGGACATGCCGTTCATGCCGGACGGAACCCCGGTCGACATCATCCTCAACACCCACGGTGTGCCGCGTCGTATGAACATCGGCCAGGTGCTCGAGGTGCACCTGGGCTGGCTGGCGCACGCCGGCTGGACCATCGATCAAAACGACCCGAAGAACGCCGAGCTGCTCAAGACCCTGCCGAAGGAGCTCTACGACGTCCCGCCGGAGTCGCTGACCGCCACCCCGGTCTTCGACGGCGCGATCAACGAGGAGCTCAACCGGCTGCTCGCCAGCTCCAAGCCGAACCGCGACGGCGACGTCTTGGTCGACGAGCACGGCAAGTCGCAGCTTTTCGACGGACGCTCCGGCGAGCCCTTCGAACACCCGATTTCGGTGGGCTACATGTACATGCTCAAGCTGCACCACCTCATTGACGAGAAGATCCACGCCCGTTCCACCGGCCCGTACTCCATGATCACCCAGCAGCCGCTGGGCGGTAAGGCACAGTTCGGTGGCCAGCGCTTCGGTGAGATGGAGGTCTGGGCCATGCAGGCCTACGGCGCCGCCTACACCCTGCAGGAGCTCCTGACCGTCAAGTCCGATGACGTGGTGGGCCGCGTGAAGGTCTACGAGGCGATCGTCAAGGGGGACAACATCCCGGATCCGGGCATCCCGGAGTCGTTCAAGGTGTTGCTCAAGGAGCTGCAGTCGCTGTGCCTCAACGTCGAGGTGCTCGCCACCGACGGCACCCCGATGGAGCTCTCGGGCTCCGACGAGGACGACGAGGCAGCCTCCAGCCTGGGCATCAACCTGTCCCGCGACGAGCGCGCCGACGCCGACAGCGACATCGCCTAA
- a CDS encoding DUF1707 SHOCT-like domain-containing protein, with translation MDDNAPDLSASDADCSRVMTILSHALDAGQLDYQEYDERLTAARGARFRRELTPLTRDLDIDDPTSLTTPQQETSPALEQVSPGVDGQGMSIAIIGGNDLTGNWACAPRHTSIAIVGGVEIHLTEATLASAETTITIFAAVGGVEVYVPEDMHVDVSGLPILGGSEVKDSPGVSIRRTEVPADAPRIHVRYFAVMGGVDVIRVPRRPRRSSEKH, from the coding sequence ATGGACGACAACGCGCCGGATCTCAGCGCCAGCGACGCGGATTGCTCACGAGTCATGACCATCTTGTCGCACGCGCTCGACGCAGGACAACTGGACTACCAAGAATACGACGAACGCTTAACCGCCGCGCGTGGCGCCCGCTTCCGGCGCGAGCTCACGCCACTCACCCGCGACTTAGATATCGACGATCCCACCTCGCTGACCACGCCCCAGCAGGAGACATCCCCCGCCTTAGAGCAGGTCTCCCCCGGCGTCGACGGCCAGGGCATGAGCATAGCGATTATCGGCGGCAACGACCTGACCGGTAACTGGGCCTGCGCCCCTCGCCACACCTCGATCGCGATCGTGGGTGGCGTCGAGATCCATCTCACCGAGGCCACGCTGGCGAGTGCGGAGACCACGATCACCATCTTCGCCGCCGTCGGTGGAGTGGAAGTCTACGTGCCCGAGGACATGCATGTCGACGTCAGCGGCCTGCCCATCCTCGGCGGCAGCGAAGTCAAAGACAGCCCCGGCGTGAGCATCCGCCGCACCGAGGTGCCCGCCGACGCCCCACGGATACACGTGCGCTACTTCGCGGTCATGGGCGGTGTTGACGTGATCCGCGTACCGCGCAGGCCCCGGCGGTCTTCCGAGAAGCACTGA